TTGTGTTATTGAGTTGGGAGTAGATATAGATGGGACGAAAGGCGTGATAGGGTCCAAAGCAGACAGTGAAGAGAAAAAGAACGAAAAAAGACTTCTTTGCCGtccttttgtatttgtttgcgTTTGGAAGGTCTGGTTTGTCCCGGGACACTTGCAGCAACTGAGAGGCAATCTTGGCGTAGGAGACCACGATCATGATGAAGACGAGCCAAAACATGAACACCAGCACTGCGTTAAAGTACCCCTTCCCTTGGCTATTCTTGCGCTTCTTGTACTGGAAACATTTGTCGTTGCTCTCCATGTCCTCTGCTGTGGCGATcatgactgctgctgctgtgagcGACACACCCCACAGAGCTCCGCACACCAACCAGCTACATGGCCGGCTGCGCCCCCACAGCCTCAGCCTTAGTCTCACCCCATTCCTCTCTCTGCCTTTCCCCCTCAGCCTCAAGTATCTGTCCAGGCTGATGAGGCCCAGTAATGCAATGCTAATATACATGTTCATGTAGAATATATTCCCCACCAGCTTGCAGGCCACAGATCCCAGAACCCACTTGTCTCTGTTGACATGGTAGAACACCCTGAAGGGCAGGCACGCCAGGAGGATCAGATCAGCCACGGCGCAGTTAATGAGGAACACCCGCACCGAGTTGCGGTTTGAGTGCAGGAAGAGGAATACCCACAGAGCAAACAGGTTACCCACAAGgccaaaaataaagaacagagaGTAGACGACTGCTAGCAGCAGATGGAGTGCTGAGTCATCAAATGTGCACTCCTGATTTGGAGAGACAGTTGATGAAATGGAGGTAGTGAAAGGAGAAACAGAGGCAGATGAAAAGAATGATGAAGTAGAAATAGAAAGAGAAGAGTTAAAAGATGCAGAGGCTGAAGGAGTTGGTGTGAAAGAAGAAGTAGAGTGGATCGTGGTCATTGTGTCTGACTGACGATTTGGCTCtgcaaaaaagaataaaacaaaaaatcatcAGCATGTTGTCTGAATAAATACAAGAAGAAGCAGATGAtgaagatttagatttaaaggGCAAGAGAAAAGACTTATCATAGGTTTCAACCACAGCGGTGCATTTTATGAGTAATATGCAGACAGGTGAGTAAtatgtagattttatttaaaaggtcagaCTTGTGATCTATAATCTTGACTGTACTGTAACAGTTCAGGTATAAATTTTcagattaattatttaaaaaatattagatCGTCATGAAAATGAGATCatcctgcagaaaaaaacaaattctgACCAAGTcaattctgatttttatttccctttttctaTACTGGGAGCTGAGATCATGTCAAGTTGAGAGTTTAACACATACCTTTAAATTTAATAACATTACAGTGGCGATATTTTAGATGCACAAGCACGTCAATCGCATATGGACACTCGCATAAAATGACTGCTAGAAGCAGATGTTTGAATAAAGGCAAAACACTCACCATCAGACAGAAGCTGCGGTTCAAATTTTCACAGATATTTGAGCACAGCGGTCCAGCGTGAGATTTTCTCCCATTAGACAAAGGAAGCAGTTTCTATTAAAATTGTCTCCCAAATAAGACAGATTTTGGTTTTGTCTGTGTTGAAGCCGCTTGCTCTTGAACTCGTTTGCTGTCTGCAGCTGTCTCTGCAATGCTTGAATGAGTCATTTATGTAGCAGACTCATCTTTTTCACatcttttggttttgttgtgtcCTGCCCTCAGCTCTTTGTTCTCAGCTTGCTTGTCTTTCCCTGTTAGTCCTTGTCTTTAAATCTGCACTCCCACAGGTGACGGTTGTTGACTGTCCTCTTGTCCCTGCCTCTTGTTTTCTCTCACCCCCTTGCTGCATCGCTTATCTTGCAAATTCTCTATAATCGTCCTCCACGCCCCTCAGTTCCTCCTTTACATACGAAGGGAGGA
This DNA window, taken from Melanotaenia boesemani isolate fMelBoe1 chromosome 24, fMelBoe1.pri, whole genome shotgun sequence, encodes the following:
- the LOC121635882 gene encoding probable G-protein coupled receptor 34, whose protein sequence is MTTIHSTSSFTPTPSASASFNSSLSISTSSFFSSASVSPFTTSISSTVSPNQECTFDDSALHLLLAVVYSLFFIFGLVGNLFALWVFLFLHSNRNSVRVFLINCAVADLILLACLPFRVFYHVNRDKWVLGSVACKLVGNIFYMNMYISIALLGLISLDRYLRLRGKGRERNGVRLRLRLWGRSRPCSWLVCGALWGVSLTAAAVMIATAEDMESNDKCFQYKKRKNSQGKGYFNAVLVFMFWLVFIMIVVSYAKIASQLLQVSRDKPDLPNANKYKRTAKKSFFVLFLFTVCFGPYHAFRPIYIYSQLNNTISCDYIQLVDHTNEVMLLFSAFNSCLDPVMYFLLSGSVRKTALQVIGNRLGGRFIFHAEPTSFSSTAESRRPDHNLNTPSLTPRTSICVSTLHRIGGTTLRPTVQQ